From the genome of Solanum stenotomum isolate F172 chromosome 5, ASM1918654v1, whole genome shotgun sequence:
CTGTTGCTTCTCAGGCACCTGCTACAGCTGCTCCAATGACTAGCGGTGCTGGTTCAGATGCTTGCAGTATGCACACTAAGGCATTCCATGATGTAAGTGTTAATTTCACACCTTTTAACTACTATAATTTGCAAATTGGAGGTTGTTCTTTGGTCTTTATGTCAGTATGACCTGTCTTGTCTTCACAAGAAGATTCTGATGATGCCATTGTTTGTGGTTCAACTTGCAGTGCATTAATAGCTCCGGAAGTGACATTGGCAAGTGTCAGTTCTACATGGACATGTTGTCCGAGTGCAAGAGGAACTCAATGATGAATGCCTAAGGTTTTGTTGGTTGGGTGTTACTTTTATAATGTTAAACTCATTCTTAATGGTATTGTTGGAATAACGA
Proteins encoded in this window:
- the LOC125865874 gene encoding uncharacterized protein LOC125865874 isoform X9, which encodes MQSSGGGSMLGGIGSTIAQGMAFGTGSAVAHRAVDAVMGPRTIQHETVASQAPATAAPMTSGAGSDACSMHTKAFHDCINSSGSDIGKCQFYMDMLSECKRNSMMNA